The proteins below come from a single Triticum aestivum cultivar Chinese Spring chromosome 5D, IWGSC CS RefSeq v2.1, whole genome shotgun sequence genomic window:
- the LOC123125747 gene encoding transcription initiation factor IIA subunit 1-like, whose protein sequence is MASGNASTAYLSIVEDVVTKVRKDFTNSGVGDAVLNELQSLWQTKLLHCGAISGNIDRNRAPPAGASAGGATPPVHDLNVPYEATSEEYATPTADMLFPPTPIQTPLPAGIDTWPWDYAPSPIGDIRNGMGMNGADPKSGRPSPCMQPPSPWMNQRPLGLDVNLAFAYEDPDRMMPLTKDFLMTSCGKRKRDEYPSAASFVPQQDGCADQVAVHYDATPKPGNDTAGGDDDEPPLNEDDDDDDDDIDDFDDTQHLVLAQFDKITRTKNRWKCTLKDGIMHLNGRDVLFHKASGEFDF, encoded by the coding sequence ATGGCCAGCGGCAACGCGTCCACCGCCTACCTCTCCATCGTTGAGGACGTCGTCACCAAAGTTCGTAAGGACTTTACGAACTCCGGCGTTGGCGACGCCGTCCTCAACGAGCTCCAGTCTCTCTGGCAGACGAAGTTGCTGCACTGTGGCGCAATCTCAGGGAACATCGACCGCAACAGGGCTCCCCCCGCCGGAGCGTCCGCTGGCGGCGCGACTCCACCGGTGCACGATCTCAACGTGCCCTACGAGGCCACGTCCGAGGAGTACGCCACCCCAACCGCCGACATGCTCTTCCCACCGACCCCGATCCAGACGCCACTTCCAGCTGGGATTGATACATGGCCGTGGGACTATGCCCCATCGCCGATCGGTGACATAAGAAACGGGATGGGGATGAATGGGGCTGATCCAAAATCTGGCCGCCCAAGCCCCTGCATGCAACCTCCATCGCCCTGGATGAATCAGAGACCACTGGGGCTTGATGTGAACCTTGCTTTTGCCTATGAGGACCCAGACCGGATGATGCCACTGACGAAGGATTTTCTGATGACTTCTTGTGGAAAACGGAAGAGGGATGAATATCCTTCAGCTGCTTCATTTGTGCCACAACAGGATGGATGCGCAGACCAGGTTGCGGTTCATTATGATGCAACACCAAAGCCAGGAAACGATACAgcgggtggtgatgatgatgaaccTCCTCTtaatgaagatgacgacgacgacgatgatgacatAGATGACTTTGATGACACGCAGCACCTCGTCCTTGCACAGTTCGACAAGATAACAAGGACAAAGAATCGCTGGAAGTGCACTCTGAAGGATGGAATCATGCATTTGAACGGCAGAGATGTTCTATTCCACAAGGCTTCAGGAGAGTTTGATTTTTGA